DNA sequence from the Parachlamydia acanthamoebae genome:
CAAACTCTCAAAATTGAAGATCAAAATCAGAGTGAATTGAAAAAAATAAATGCAGTCATCTCTAAAATTCAGTCCTTATCCCCTATCAATAGAGAAGTTCCTGAAATTGAACTTAATGAAATGCCCCCGGAAGTATTGGAGATCATACTCAGCTTTATGGATGACGAAATAGACTATTTACATGCTAGGCAAGTAGATTCGAGATGGAATGAAGTTTCTTTAGAAGCAGCCAAAATAAAAGAACGTTTATTGCTCCAAAATGTTATTCAAGTTGTAATTCATTACTGTAAATCAAAACAAAATTCGATTCTTTCTATAGAAGACAGCGATCAGCCTGATATAATAAAAGATGCTGAAATATGGAAAGAAAGAATTACGCTTTTGGAAAAACTTAAAAAAATATCAGATTCTCTAAATCAGAAAGCTTCCCTCAACTTCAAAACTCAATTTTTATAGAAAAACTTAAATTCGTAGGTTTCATCCATTCTTTTGATGATGAGTCTATAAACATTTTAAAAAGGGAAATAAAAGCCTTAAATTTACCTTGGCTTTTCGATAGTATTTTTGACCCGGAAATAAACAAAAACTTTATAAATTCAATAGAAAAACTGCTA
Encoded proteins:
- a CDS encoding F-box protein, producing the protein MPFKIHKTQENFSSQVQELKKISTNKSVYLNTKLKGSSEQDKKITRWLKRFISFFPKLHIAQTSPVRVAREIGKFAEKHQKFLGEKDQSDLIGIVQTLKIEDQNQSELKKINAVISKIQSLSPINREVPEIELNEMPPEVLEIILSFMDDEIDYLHARQVDSRWNEVSLEAAKIKERLLLQNVIQVVIHYCKSKQNSILSIEDSDQPDIIKDAEIWKERITLLEKLKKISDSLNQKASLNFKTQFL